A region of Kribbella sp. NBC_01245 DNA encodes the following proteins:
- a CDS encoding BNR repeat-containing protein: MRTFVAAAVLAASLVQPGVAHAAPGVTLLSDSVLDQSALYFVSYDGLVNNNAFQDALITYNGHQYAAWYTSSRNAVVARRALGGSWEKVVLPHRLSVNDSHNVISLGISPQDGTLHVAMDTHNTRLYYSKSVAGLATQPGSHQWSSSVFGAVQRTLGGAELGNMTYPQFVVAPGGALQFSYRTGGSGNGVNELSEYTGGTWRKLGGWSSASGNYTGPNGVVSTTRNMYLHGLTYDRRGRLHAAFTWREGNARVLCNSGGITNHDTGYVYSDDRGRTWRNGAGSVVGTTGGTRVSISSPGLIADRLDPNHGLMNQEGQGADSAGTPHVVISYVPGRFTQCVSNYAQQRTQYGRTFHVVRNSNGTWTKREVPVAPGSTQRTKLVFDRNDNAYLVMPRGRIVSASRASGWTDWALVFDRPSMNAFGEVNVDTSRVAVDGVLSFQYQQRSTGTTPSAIRVVDVRLGLG, translated from the coding sequence ATGAGGACGTTCGTGGCGGCCGCCGTACTCGCCGCTTCCCTGGTCCAGCCCGGTGTCGCGCACGCCGCACCGGGCGTCACCCTGTTGTCGGACTCCGTGCTGGACCAGTCCGCGCTGTACTTCGTGTCGTACGACGGGTTGGTCAACAACAACGCGTTCCAGGATGCGCTGATCACGTACAACGGGCACCAGTACGCGGCGTGGTACACGTCCAGCCGCAACGCCGTGGTCGCGCGGCGTGCGCTGGGCGGCAGTTGGGAGAAGGTCGTGCTGCCGCACCGGCTGAGCGTCAACGACTCGCACAACGTGATCTCGCTCGGGATCTCGCCGCAGGACGGGACGCTGCACGTCGCGATGGACACGCACAACACCCGGCTGTACTACTCGAAGTCGGTGGCGGGGCTCGCCACGCAGCCCGGTTCGCACCAGTGGTCGTCGTCGGTTTTCGGTGCGGTGCAACGGACTTTGGGTGGCGCCGAGCTGGGGAACATGACGTACCCGCAGTTCGTCGTGGCGCCCGGGGGTGCGTTGCAGTTCAGCTACCGGACTGGTGGGTCGGGCAACGGCGTGAACGAGTTGTCCGAGTACACCGGCGGCACGTGGCGAAAGCTTGGCGGGTGGTCGTCCGCGAGTGGGAACTACACCGGGCCGAACGGTGTGGTGTCCACGACGCGGAACATGTACCTGCACGGCCTCACCTACGACCGGCGAGGGCGGCTGCACGCGGCATTCACCTGGCGTGAGGGCAATGCCCGGGTGCTGTGCAACTCGGGCGGCATCACCAACCACGACACCGGTTATGTCTATAGCGACGATCGGGGCCGGACCTGGCGCAACGGCGCGGGCTCGGTCGTCGGGACCACTGGCGGCACGCGCGTCTCGATCAGCTCGCCGGGCCTGATCGCGGACCGCCTGGACCCGAACCACGGTCTGATGAACCAGGAGGGGCAGGGCGCGGACTCCGCCGGCACACCGCATGTCGTGATCAGCTACGTACCGGGGCGGTTCACGCAGTGCGTCTCGAACTATGCGCAGCAACGCACGCAGTACGGCCGCACCTTCCACGTGGTGCGCAACTCGAATGGCACGTGGACCAAACGCGAGGTCCCGGTCGCGCCGGGGAGCACGCAACGCACGAAGCTGGTCTTCGATCGCAACGACAACGCCTACCTGGTGATGCCGCGTGGCCGGATCGTCTCGGCGAGCAGGGCTAGTGGCTGGACCGACTGGGCCCTGGTCTTCGATCGGCCGTCGATGAACGCGTTCGGCGAGGTCAACGTCGACACGTCCAGAGTGGCGGTGGACGGCGTCCTGTCGTTCCAGTACCAGCAACGCTCCACCGGCACGACACCGTCGGCGATCCGGGTGGTCGACGTCCGCCTCGGCCTCGGCTGA
- a CDS encoding endonuclease/exonuclease/phosphatase family protein, protein MRVRPGRVVAIVLAVGAALSTLLTAPATAVVAEPYTFLNLSFNVCGNKCNNGTLGVADHVANSILDRPTRPRTATLQEICAGQADRIRNRLAAADYRVIHVPTAHHCDDGSAYGIALVHRGDRDWYKVHDLPNPGNHEPRKMVCAMLSNQRFIACSTHIDFHGDGTRGAQVRRVAAIMGDYATAGHPAFVAGDFNAEPTDDAMDDMYRPAYGGGATGIHTEGNGCCQRSGPATADGGRTIDFTFMRAASFTANWSDVAPTTVSDHHKLWASMTLS, encoded by the coding sequence ATGAGAGTTCGACCGGGCCGGGTTGTGGCGATCGTGTTAGCTGTGGGCGCAGCGTTGAGCACGTTGCTGACCGCACCGGCGACCGCGGTGGTTGCGGAGCCGTACACGTTTTTGAATCTGAGCTTCAACGTCTGTGGCAACAAGTGCAACAACGGCACGCTCGGGGTGGCGGACCACGTCGCGAACTCGATCCTGGACCGCCCGACCAGACCCAGGACGGCAACCCTGCAAGAGATCTGCGCCGGCCAGGCCGACCGGATCCGCAACCGGCTGGCCGCTGCCGACTACCGGGTGATCCACGTGCCGACCGCGCACCACTGCGACGACGGCTCGGCGTACGGCATCGCACTGGTCCATCGCGGCGATCGCGACTGGTACAAGGTGCACGACCTGCCGAACCCGGGTAACCACGAACCCCGGAAGATGGTCTGCGCGATGCTGTCGAACCAGCGGTTCATCGCTTGCTCGACCCACATCGACTTCCACGGCGATGGCACTCGCGGCGCGCAGGTGAGGCGAGTCGCGGCGATCATGGGCGACTACGCCACCGCGGGCCATCCGGCGTTCGTGGCCGGTGATTTCAACGCCGAGCCGACCGACGACGCGATGGACGACATGTACCGCCCGGCCTACGGTGGCGGCGCGACCGGCATTCACACCGAGGGCAACGGCTGCTGCCAACGCTCAGGCCCCGCGACCGCCGATGGTGGCCGCACGATCGACTTCACCTTCATGCGCGCCGCCTCGTTCACCGCGAACTGGTCGGACGTCGCACCGACCACCGTCTCCGACCACCACAAACTCTGGGCCAGCATGACCTTGAGCTGA
- a CDS encoding SRPBCC family protein: MPTISFLHSETRSTSIQADPQTVFDFVADPRSLPRWAPGVARAVRPDGDHWILDNGEAETRIAVRVSREHGTVDLLSADDPRLGAFTRVLPNGDGSEYQFTLFFPPGTPDDAIAAQMAVVEGELAAVREHCDQPAPE, encoded by the coding sequence ATGCCTACTATTTCGTTTCTCCACTCCGAGACCCGATCAACCTCGATCCAGGCCGATCCGCAGACCGTCTTCGACTTCGTGGCGGATCCGCGCTCGCTTCCCCGCTGGGCTCCTGGTGTGGCGCGCGCGGTCCGTCCCGATGGCGATCACTGGATCCTCGACAACGGCGAGGCGGAGACGCGGATCGCCGTACGGGTGTCTCGTGAGCACGGCACGGTCGACCTCTTGTCCGCCGATGACCCGCGCCTCGGCGCGTTCACTCGTGTGCTGCCCAACGGGGACGGCAGCGAATACCAGTTCACGCTGTTCTTCCCGCCCGGCACGCCTGACGACGCGATCGCGGCGCAGATGGCCGTGGTCGAGGGCGAGTTGGCGGCAGTGCGCGAACACTGCGACCAACCCGCCCCGGAATGA
- a CDS encoding MarR family winged helix-turn-helix transcriptional regulator: MEREELGALFGRIVRRLIAAEGPVLDEHGLSMWGYTVLSDLAHRPAGTQLALAKAIGYDKSRLIPLLDQLERDGLIVREPDPADRRAHTVRLTEAGQALQAAAQADIRAMENDFLSNFSPADQRALFRMLSNLAHED; the protein is encoded by the coding sequence ATGGAACGCGAAGAACTCGGCGCGCTGTTCGGGCGCATCGTGCGCAGGCTGATCGCCGCCGAGGGACCAGTGCTGGACGAACACGGCCTTTCGATGTGGGGCTACACCGTGCTGTCGGACCTCGCGCATCGGCCGGCGGGTACGCAACTAGCGCTCGCCAAGGCCATCGGGTACGACAAATCGCGCCTGATCCCCTTGCTCGACCAGTTGGAGCGCGACGGGCTGATCGTTCGCGAGCCGGATCCCGCGGATCGCCGCGCCCACACCGTTCGCCTCACCGAGGCCGGCCAGGCGCTACAGGCCGCTGCGCAGGCAGACATCCGCGCCATGGAGAACGACTTCCTCAGCAACTTCAGCCCCGCCGACCAGCGAGCCCTGTTCCGCATGCTCTCCAACCTGGCCCACGAAGACTGA
- a CDS encoding hemerythrin domain-containing protein, whose translation MAEMSMNKAIHGAFRRDLDRFVAALAAFPAGDKKRAEQLGLAWDNFDDQLMHHHTSEHAIAWPALEAMGVSRGLITEMDAEHDTMATALGTTRSAMSALRASASAEDAVAAHSAMLELRRVTVVHLDHEEDEIESVYLANEGTDEMKAMGRKFSKVSPARGGRFFAWVLDGATPAETAAVTGTIPGPVLLIINGIFGASYRRTVAPTWRS comes from the coding sequence ATGGCTGAGATGAGTATGAACAAGGCTATTCACGGGGCGTTTCGGCGGGATTTGGATCGGTTTGTGGCAGCGCTCGCGGCGTTTCCCGCCGGGGACAAGAAGCGGGCTGAGCAGTTGGGGTTGGCTTGGGACAACTTCGACGATCAGTTGATGCACCATCACACCAGTGAGCACGCGATCGCGTGGCCGGCGCTGGAGGCGATGGGCGTGAGCCGTGGCCTGATCACCGAGATGGACGCCGAACACGACACCATGGCGACTGCCCTGGGCACCACGCGTTCGGCGATGAGCGCGCTGCGGGCGAGCGCGAGTGCCGAGGACGCCGTGGCGGCGCATTCCGCCATGCTCGAACTGCGGCGAGTCACCGTCGTGCATCTCGACCACGAGGAAGACGAGATCGAGTCGGTGTACCTGGCGAATGAGGGCACGGACGAGATGAAAGCGATGGGCCGCAAGTTCAGCAAGGTCAGCCCGGCCCGCGGCGGCCGCTTCTTCGCCTGGGTCCTGGACGGCGCCACGCCGGCCGAGACGGCCGCCGTCACCGGCACCATCCCGGGCCCGGTCCTGCTGATCATCAACGGCATCTTCGGCGCCTCCTACCGCCGCACCGTCGCCCCCACCTGGCGCTCCTGA
- a CDS encoding urease accessory protein UreD — MLTTGLLSPRRLPAGEGVVRVALVAASALLLAGDHVRIEVVVRGAVRLEIVETAGTVAYAMRGASSRWDVDITLTEGASLTWHGEPFVVSEGADVTRSMHARLEPGCTAMLRESLVLGRHGESGGSLRTTTRVWLGAEILLAEDLCPDDGWAVLGNARCLDTITTLGTRLPDQPDTLQLEGPASIARSLTAAQHLSGLAEVWGTALAGQERQVGATVRR, encoded by the coding sequence GTGCTGACCACTGGTCTGTTATCGCCGCGACGACTACCCGCTGGAGAGGGCGTCGTACGGGTCGCGTTGGTTGCCGCGTCGGCGTTGTTGCTGGCGGGGGACCACGTGCGGATCGAGGTGGTCGTGCGCGGCGCCGTACGGCTGGAGATCGTCGAGACCGCTGGAACCGTCGCGTACGCGATGCGTGGCGCGTCCAGCCGATGGGACGTCGACATCACCCTGACCGAAGGCGCGAGCCTAACCTGGCACGGCGAGCCCTTCGTCGTCTCCGAAGGCGCCGACGTCACCCGCTCGATGCACGCGCGCCTCGAGCCGGGCTGCACGGCAATGTTGCGGGAGTCGCTTGTCCTCGGCCGCCACGGGGAGTCGGGCGGCAGCCTGCGAACGACTACGCGCGTCTGGCTCGGCGCCGAGATTCTCCTGGCCGAGGACTTGTGTCCCGACGATGGCTGGGCCGTGCTCGGGAACGCCCGCTGCCTCGACACCATCACCACCTTGGGCACCCGCCTCCCCGACCAGCCGGACACCCTCCAACTGGAGGGCCCGGCTTCGATCGCCCGTAGTTTGACCGCGGCCCAGCACCTCAGCGGCCTCGCCGAGGTCTGGGGAACAGCGCTCGCAGGTCAGGAGCGCCAGGTGGGGGCGACGGTGCGGCGGTAG
- the ureG gene encoding urease accessory protein UreG: MPENRSFRLGVAGPVGTGKSSLIALICRELSSELRLGVITNDIYTDEDARLLRSAGVLEPERIRAVETGACPHTAIRDDVTPNLIAVEDLERDFAPLDVVLVESGGDNLTATFSPALVDAQVFVLDVAGGGDVARKGGPGIARADLLVVNKTDLAPYVGVDVAQMVRDAEAARDGKPVLALSRTDPESVARLKAWVLAMASAVSSGTHTPVDPGPMAPHSHLGEDGVLVTHTH, encoded by the coding sequence ATGCCTGAGAATCGTTCCTTTCGCCTAGGGGTCGCTGGACCGGTAGGTACCGGCAAGAGCTCGTTGATCGCGTTGATCTGCAGGGAACTCTCCAGCGAACTACGCCTCGGTGTGATCACCAACGACATCTACACCGACGAAGACGCGCGCCTGTTGCGTTCCGCGGGCGTGCTCGAGCCGGAGCGGATCCGGGCGGTCGAGACTGGTGCTTGCCCGCATACGGCGATCCGCGACGACGTCACGCCGAACCTGATCGCGGTAGAGGACCTCGAACGGGACTTCGCGCCGCTGGACGTCGTACTCGTCGAGTCCGGCGGGGACAACCTCACGGCCACGTTTTCCCCTGCGCTGGTTGACGCTCAGGTGTTCGTACTGGACGTCGCGGGCGGTGGTGACGTGGCCCGCAAGGGTGGACCCGGGATCGCCCGAGCGGATCTGCTGGTGGTGAACAAGACGGACCTCGCGCCGTACGTCGGGGTGGACGTGGCGCAGATGGTCCGCGACGCGGAGGCCGCTCGCGACGGCAAGCCGGTGCTCGCGCTGTCCCGGACGGACCCGGAGTCGGTGGCACGGTTGAAGGCGTGGGTGTTGGCCATGGCGTCAGCAGTGAGCAGCGGCACGCATACGCCGGTGGATCCGGGGCCGATGGCGCCGCATTCGCATCTGGGGGAGGACGGCGTACTTGTCACACACACGCATTGA
- a CDS encoding urease accessory protein UreF produces MTAELVAMMLADGRLPTGGHTQSGGLEPAVRAGVTDVAGYARDRLRTVALVEAGTAVVARAFALAGKSLEPVETAWNARTPSQALRAASRRQGRAYLRLATRLWPEVLQHLRPDSEVPRPVVVGAVAACAGLSADQTARLVGYEDAQTVVAASLKLLPVDPAEAAGWLVSLYGDIERLVAVAASLAVPEDIPACGAPLIDTFAQAHVTERMRLFHA; encoded by the coding sequence ATGACCGCTGAACTCGTTGCGATGATGCTGGCCGATGGGCGTTTGCCTACTGGCGGGCATACGCAGTCGGGTGGGCTGGAGCCGGCCGTTCGCGCGGGTGTGACGGACGTGGCCGGCTATGCCCGGGATCGCCTGCGTACGGTCGCTCTGGTCGAGGCTGGTACGGCAGTAGTCGCTAGAGCGTTCGCCTTGGCCGGGAAGTCGCTAGAGCCGGTAGAGACCGCTTGGAACGCCCGTACGCCGAGTCAGGCGCTTCGGGCCGCGTCACGTCGTCAGGGCCGGGCGTACCTGCGTCTGGCCACGAGGCTTTGGCCTGAGGTTCTGCAGCACCTACGGCCGGACAGTGAGGTACCGAGGCCTGTGGTGGTTGGAGCCGTCGCAGCTTGTGCTGGTCTGTCTGCCGACCAGACGGCGAGGCTTGTCGGGTACGAAGACGCGCAGACGGTTGTGGCCGCGTCCCTCAAGCTGTTGCCGGTAGACCCGGCTGAGGCCGCTGGTTGGCTCGTCTCCCTGTACGGCGACATCGAGCGGCTTGTCGCGGTTGCGGCGTCACTAGCCGTCCCTGAAGACATACCCGCCTGTGGCGCTCCACTGATCGACACGTTCGCCCAGGCCCACGTCACCGAGAGAATGAGGTTGTTCCATGCCTGA
- a CDS encoding urease subunit alpha, whose translation MVEISRTAYAALYGPTVGDQVRLADTDLWIEVEQDLTVGGEEAVFGGGKSIRESMAQGTTTRAEGAPDTVITNVLVLDWWGIVRADVGIRDGLIVALGKAGNPDVADGIHPRLRIGPSTDVIAGEGRILTAGAIDSHVHLLSPSQLHEALATGITTVVGGGTGPSEGSKATTVTPGAWHLARMHRALDAVPMNFLLLGKGNTVSAPALAEQALAGAAGYKVHEDWGSTPAAIDAALRAADDWGLQVALHADSLNEAGYVESTLAAIGGRSIHAFHVEGAGGGHAPDILSIAAEPYVIPGSTNPTLPHTVNTVAEHLDMLMVCHHLSPDVPEDLAFAESRIRATTIAAEDILHDLGALSVTSSDAQAMGRIGEVITRTWQVAHVMKARRGSLGSSLPADNERARRYVAKYTINPAVAHGIDHVVGSVEEGRMADLVLWDPAFFGVRPLLVIKGGSIAWAGLGDPNASIPTPQPVLMRPAFGDNLAVSFVSPAALDDGLADRLELRRQLLGVRPTREVGKAQMKNNDALPSIDIDPETFAISVDGEQVEPAPASVLPMAQLYSMF comes from the coding sequence ATGGTTGAGATCTCGCGTACGGCGTACGCCGCGTTGTACGGGCCTACCGTTGGCGACCAGGTCAGGCTTGCCGACACAGACCTCTGGATCGAGGTCGAACAAGACCTCACGGTCGGGGGTGAAGAGGCCGTCTTCGGCGGTGGCAAGTCGATCCGGGAATCGATGGCACAAGGTACGACGACCAGGGCGGAGGGGGCGCCGGACACGGTCATCACCAACGTGCTGGTGCTCGACTGGTGGGGCATCGTGCGGGCCGACGTCGGCATTCGCGACGGCCTGATCGTTGCCCTGGGCAAGGCGGGTAATCCCGATGTTGCCGACGGCATCCATCCGCGGTTGCGGATCGGGCCTTCCACCGACGTGATCGCGGGGGAGGGTCGGATCCTGACCGCGGGCGCAATCGACTCGCACGTGCATCTGCTGTCGCCGTCGCAATTGCACGAGGCGCTCGCGACCGGCATCACCACGGTCGTCGGTGGTGGCACTGGGCCGAGTGAGGGGTCAAAGGCAACTACCGTCACGCCAGGTGCCTGGCATTTGGCGCGCATGCATCGCGCGCTGGACGCCGTGCCGATGAACTTTCTCCTTCTAGGCAAGGGAAATACGGTCAGCGCTCCGGCATTGGCCGAGCAGGCGCTTGCGGGCGCCGCTGGGTATAAGGTCCACGAGGATTGGGGGTCGACGCCCGCCGCGATCGATGCGGCCCTGCGCGCGGCCGACGACTGGGGTCTGCAAGTCGCGTTGCACGCGGACAGCCTGAACGAGGCGGGGTACGTCGAGTCGACCCTCGCGGCGATCGGCGGGCGGTCGATCCACGCCTTCCACGTGGAGGGCGCGGGCGGTGGGCATGCGCCGGACATCCTGTCGATCGCGGCCGAGCCGTACGTCATTCCCGGTTCGACGAATCCGACCTTGCCGCACACCGTGAACACCGTCGCCGAACACCTCGACATGCTGATGGTCTGCCACCACCTGAGCCCCGACGTACCCGAGGACCTGGCCTTCGCAGAGTCCCGGATCCGGGCCACCACGATCGCGGCCGAGGACATTCTGCACGACCTCGGCGCGTTGTCGGTCACCTCGTCCGATGCCCAGGCGATGGGCCGGATCGGTGAGGTCATCACGCGGACCTGGCAGGTCGCGCACGTGATGAAGGCTCGTCGCGGTTCACTCGGTTCCAGCCTGCCGGCCGACAACGAGCGCGCCCGGCGGTACGTCGCGAAGTACACGATCAACCCGGCCGTTGCCCACGGCATCGATCACGTCGTCGGTTCGGTCGAGGAGGGCCGGATGGCGGATCTGGTGCTCTGGGATCCGGCGTTCTTCGGAGTCCGGCCGTTACTGGTGATCAAGGGCGGGTCGATCGCGTGGGCCGGGTTAGGGGACCCGAACGCGTCCATCCCGACGCCGCAACCCGTGCTGATGCGACCGGCTTTCGGCGACAACCTCGCGGTTTCGTTCGTATCGCCCGCGGCTTTGGACGACGGCCTCGCGGATCGACTCGAGCTGCGGCGGCAACTGCTCGGCGTACGCCCGACGCGCGAGGTCGGCAAGGCGCAGATGAAGAACAACGACGCCCTGCCGAGTATCGATATCGACCCGGAGACGTTCGCCATCAGCGTTGATGGTGAGCAGGTGGAGCCCGCTCCGGCTTCGGTCCTGCCGATGGCGCAGCTGTATTCGATGTTCTGA
- the ureB gene encoding urease subunit beta, translating to MAGLRTSGPGAVRVQPGTIELNAGAERITLVVVNTGDRPIQIGSHLHLPDANSALEFDRVAAFGFRLDVPAGTSQRFEPGASREVAAVALRGNRRVPGIQLKDHDG from the coding sequence ATGGCCGGCCTCAGGACGAGCGGCCCGGGCGCCGTACGGGTCCAGCCGGGGACGATCGAGTTGAACGCCGGCGCTGAGCGAATCACCTTGGTGGTGGTCAATACCGGCGATCGGCCGATCCAGATCGGGTCGCACTTGCACTTGCCGGACGCGAACTCCGCGCTGGAGTTCGACCGGGTCGCCGCGTTCGGCTTCCGCCTGGACGTACCGGCGGGAACGTCGCAGCGCTTCGAGCCCGGCGCATCCCGCGAGGTCGCGGCCGTCGCGCTGCGGGGAAATCGACGTGTGCCCGGCATCCAACTGAAGGACCACGATGGTTGA
- a CDS encoding urease subunit gamma, which yields MNLTPAETEKLLLSVAGMVARDRLARGVRLNHPEAVALLSTWVIERAREGALVADLMERGRTVLSRDEVMDGVAELLRDVQVEATFPDGRKLVTIHEPIL from the coding sequence ATGAACCTCACGCCTGCCGAAACCGAGAAGCTCCTGCTCTCCGTGGCCGGCATGGTCGCGCGGGATCGGTTGGCCAGGGGTGTGCGGCTCAACCATCCCGAGGCGGTCGCGTTGCTGAGCACCTGGGTGATCGAACGAGCCCGCGAAGGTGCGCTGGTGGCCGACTTGATGGAACGCGGCCGGACGGTGCTGAGCCGGGATGAGGTGATGGACGGCGTGGCCGAGTTGTTGCGCGATGTCCAGGTCGAGGCGACGTTCCCGGATGGCCGCAAGCTGGTCACGATCCACGAGCCGATCCTCTGA
- a CDS encoding purine-cytosine permease family protein, with the protein MTVEPTLDRQDRHGVLDVDPATRETLEDYTLRFAPRSYRKWSTGVVATSALGGIAYLADFAIGANIGISYGTTNALWGIGIFAVVIFLTGLPLAYYAARYNIDLDLITRGSGFGYYGSVVTNVIFATFTFIFFALEGSIMAQGLELGLNIPLWLGYAVSTLVIFPLVIYGMKVLSTLQVWTTPLWLVLMVLPFVYLVVSHPDSVSTFFAYRGEDNTGTDFGSMLLAAGVCLSLIAQIAEQIDYLRFMPPKTPENSRRWWSAVLLAGPGWVVFGAIKQVVGLFLAVYLIANVADGAGVANEPVHQFLEIYQGFLPGWFAMALAVVLVVISQIKINVTNAYSGSLAWTNSYTRLTKHYPGRLVFLGLNLVIALVLMEANMFDFLNTILGFYANCGIAWIVVVASDISINKYLLGLSPKAPEFRRGMLYDINPVGFVSMLVAAGVSILVFFGGLGDAIKPYSPLVAIVLAAVLPPVIAIATKGRYYLRRTDDGIDLPMYDEHGNPSGDVLTCHVCRQDYERPDMAACATHEAYVCSLCLSTDKVADHVLPAS; encoded by the coding sequence GTGACCGTAGAACCCACGCTCGATCGGCAAGACCGCCACGGTGTGCTGGACGTCGATCCGGCGACCCGCGAGACGCTCGAGGATTACACCCTGCGGTTCGCGCCGCGCAGTTACCGGAAATGGTCCACCGGGGTCGTCGCCACCTCGGCGCTGGGTGGTATCGCGTATCTGGCCGACTTCGCGATCGGCGCGAATATCGGCATCTCCTACGGTACGACGAACGCGCTCTGGGGGATCGGCATCTTCGCGGTCGTCATCTTTCTGACCGGTCTGCCGCTGGCCTACTACGCCGCGCGGTACAACATCGACCTCGACCTGATCACCCGCGGCAGCGGCTTCGGGTACTACGGCTCGGTGGTCACGAACGTCATCTTCGCGACGTTCACCTTCATCTTCTTCGCGCTCGAGGGTTCGATCATGGCCCAAGGACTCGAGCTGGGCCTGAATATCCCACTCTGGTTGGGTTATGCCGTCTCCACCTTGGTCATCTTCCCGCTGGTCATCTACGGCATGAAGGTGCTCTCGACGTTGCAGGTCTGGACGACGCCGCTATGGCTTGTGCTGATGGTGCTGCCGTTCGTCTACCTGGTCGTCTCGCATCCGGATTCGGTGTCGACGTTCTTCGCCTATCGCGGTGAGGACAACACCGGCACGGACTTCGGGTCGATGTTGCTCGCGGCGGGCGTTTGCCTTTCGCTGATCGCGCAGATCGCGGAGCAGATCGACTACCTGCGGTTCATGCCGCCGAAGACCCCGGAGAACTCGCGCCGCTGGTGGTCCGCCGTGCTGCTGGCCGGTCCGGGCTGGGTCGTGTTCGGCGCGATCAAGCAGGTGGTCGGTCTGTTCCTCGCCGTCTACCTGATCGCGAACGTTGCCGATGGCGCGGGTGTCGCGAATGAGCCGGTGCACCAATTCCTCGAGATCTACCAGGGCTTCCTGCCGGGTTGGTTCGCGATGGCCCTGGCGGTGGTGCTGGTGGTGATCAGCCAGATCAAGATCAACGTCACCAACGCGTATTCGGGCTCGCTGGCGTGGACGAATTCCTATACCAGGTTGACGAAACACTACCCGGGACGACTGGTCTTCCTCGGGCTCAACCTGGTGATCGCGCTGGTCCTGATGGAGGCGAACATGTTCGACTTCCTCAACACCATTCTCGGGTTCTACGCGAACTGCGGTATCGCCTGGATCGTGGTGGTGGCGTCGGATATCTCCATCAACAAATACCTGCTCGGCCTGTCCCCGAAGGCGCCGGAATTCCGTCGCGGCATGTTGTACGACATCAACCCGGTCGGGTTCGTCTCGATGCTCGTCGCCGCGGGCGTCTCGATCCTCGTCTTCTTCGGCGGACTCGGTGACGCCATCAAGCCGTACTCCCCGCTCGTCGCGATCGTGCTCGCGGCCGTCCTGCCGCCGGTGATCGCCATTGCCACCAAGGGCCGGTACTACCTGCGCCGGACCGACGACGGCATCGACCTGCCGATGTACGACGAGCACGGGAACCCCTCGGGCGACGTACTGACTTGTCACGTCTGTCGTCAGGACTACGAGCGGCCCGACATGGCCGCGTGTGCGACTCACGAGGCCTACGTGTGCTCGTTGTGCCTCAGCACGGACAAGGTTGCCGACCACGTATTGCCGGCGTCATGA
- a CDS encoding MarR family winged helix-turn-helix transcriptional regulator produces the protein MTSSLLLVLRQFERRIEQGLLPTLAELELTIEHWRVLSVLLADPGQPMSTLAEAAALPAASLTRHVDKLVERGLVVRRIHPDDRRRIVTALSPVGIAVAERVRTEERQIEAVLLGDLLPDGNTRT, from the coding sequence ATGACTTCCAGCCTGTTGCTGGTGCTGCGGCAGTTCGAGCGCCGGATCGAGCAGGGCCTGCTGCCCACGCTTGCCGAGCTCGAGCTCACCATCGAGCACTGGCGCGTCCTGTCGGTGCTGCTCGCCGACCCCGGTCAGCCGATGTCGACCCTCGCCGAGGCGGCCGCCTTGCCCGCGGCGAGTCTGACCAGGCACGTCGACAAACTGGTCGAGCGCGGTCTGGTCGTACGGCGGATCCACCCCGACGACCGCCGCCGCATCGTCACCGCGCTCTCGCCGGTCGGTATAGCCGTCGCCGAGCGGGTCCGCACCGAGGAGCGGCAGATCGAGGCTGTGCTGCTCGGCGACTTACTTCCAGATGGAAATACACGAACGTAG